In Brevinematales bacterium, one genomic interval encodes:
- a CDS encoding N-glycosylase/DNA lyase, with translation MSELISRIVSIYGEILPLIELREGEFALPRAPEELFAELAFCLCTPQSNAHSCSAAVERLRDTGLLTSGGAREIAESIRGGVRFHHTKGERIRAARDFMLGGGAEEFARVIAVDGDFAAREWIYSRINGIGFKEASHFLRNTGHGARLAILDRHILRFLTEAGVIDSIPSSISVKRYLEIEQKMTYFADSVKIPLGHLDFVLWYRLKGEVFK, from the coding sequence ATGAGTGAATTAATCAGCCGGATCGTGTCCATCTACGGGGAAATTCTCCCGCTAATCGAGCTCCGCGAAGGGGAGTTTGCGTTGCCGCGCGCGCCGGAGGAATTGTTCGCGGAACTGGCGTTCTGCCTATGCACCCCGCAGTCGAACGCGCATAGCTGTTCCGCGGCGGTCGAACGGTTGCGGGATACGGGATTGTTGACCAGCGGCGGCGCGCGGGAGATCGCGGAATCCATCCGGGGCGGGGTACGTTTCCATCACACGAAGGGCGAGCGTATCCGCGCGGCGCGGGATTTTATGCTGGGGGGCGGCGCGGAGGAATTTGCCCGCGTAATTGCCGTCGACGGGGATTTCGCCGCGCGGGAGTGGATCTATTCGCGCATTAACGGGATAGGCTTCAAGGAGGCGTCGCACTTCCTGCGGAATACCGGGCATGGGGCGCGTCTCGCGATACTCGACCGGCATATCCTGCGGTTCCTCACGGAGGCTGGGGTGATCGATTCGATACCGTCGTCCATCTCCGTGAAACGTTATCTAGAAATCGAGCAAAAAATGACTTATTTCGCGGATTCTGTTAAAATACCGTTAGGGCATCTGGATTTTGTCCTGTGGTATCGCCTGAAGGGCGAGGTATTCAAATAA
- a CDS encoding flavin reductase, protein MDLSALFKISYGVYIVSSRKGDEFNGQISNTVFQINSEPPTIEIVINKLNLSHDYLMNSEYFGVAVLNTEAPMTYIGRFGFKSGRDIDKFEGIKYIETPNGIRVPTDYTVAWLECRIINRVETSTHTIIIGQLTNSEVLTQDEPMTYSYYHHVKKGKEPKTAPTYVKLDH, encoded by the coding sequence ATGGATTTGAGCGCATTATTTAAGATCAGCTACGGCGTATATATTGTGAGCTCGAGGAAAGGGGACGAATTTAACGGGCAGATATCGAACACGGTATTCCAGATCAACTCGGAGCCGCCGACGATTGAAATCGTTATCAACAAGCTCAACCTGTCGCACGATTACCTGATGAACTCGGAGTACTTCGGGGTGGCGGTGCTGAACACTGAGGCGCCGATGACCTATATCGGGCGTTTCGGCTTCAAGTCGGGGCGCGACATCGACAAGTTCGAGGGAATCAAGTATATAGAAACTCCCAACGGGATCCGTGTACCTACCGATTACACGGTGGCATGGCTGGAATGCAGGATTATCAATCGGGTCGAGACGAGCACGCATACGATAATCATCGGACAGCTGACGAACAGCGAAGTGCTGACGCAGGACGAACCGATGACCTACAGCTATTACCACCATGTGAAAAAAGGCAAGGAGCCGAAGACCGCGCCGACCTATGTTAAGTTGGATCATTAA
- a CDS encoding FprA family A-type flavoprotein, which yields MRKLTDNVFEVGVIHWDRDIFDDLIPLPEGTTYNSYLVIGKNKTVLIDTAEPTKVDILFHNLDLAGVKKIDYIVSQHAEQDHSGSLPLVLKRYPGSICVTNQKCKDLLQLHLDLTDDQFKVIADGEKLDIGGKTLEFIFAPWVHWPETMFTYVAEDRLLFSCDFLGGHLTSTELFVQDYKKVENKVKLYYAEIMMPFRKNIVNHLNKLGEYQIDMIAPSHGQVHKPVENIIASYKDWVSDDVKNLVVIPYASTHDSVAKMVEYFIDALVARGVNAKPYHVTRSDIGAMTLDLVDAATIVLASPTIISGPHPDIAYSAFLVNMIRPKFKFLSVIYSFGWASKVVDVLTGMVTAVKPEILPPVASKGVPRAEAFAELDRLAGQIAEKHKALGIIKEEK from the coding sequence GTGAGAAAATTGACCGATAACGTGTTTGAAGTGGGTGTGATCCATTGGGACCGCGATATTTTTGACGACCTGATTCCTTTGCCCGAGGGTACGACCTACAACTCATATCTTGTTATCGGTAAAAATAAAACCGTCCTGATCGATACGGCGGAGCCGACGAAGGTGGATATTCTGTTCCATAATCTCGATCTGGCGGGCGTCAAGAAGATCGATTATATCGTCTCCCAGCATGCCGAACAGGACCATTCCGGCTCCCTGCCGCTTGTCCTGAAACGTTACCCCGGATCGATCTGCGTCACGAACCAGAAGTGCAAGGACCTCCTTCAGCTTCACCTCGATCTTACCGACGATCAGTTCAAGGTGATCGCCGACGGGGAGAAGCTCGATATAGGCGGGAAGACGCTCGAATTTATCTTCGCCCCGTGGGTGCATTGGCCGGAAACCATGTTCACCTATGTCGCCGAAGACAGGCTTCTTTTCTCATGCGACTTCCTCGGCGGGCACCTGACCTCGACCGAGCTCTTTGTTCAGGATTATAAAAAGGTCGAGAATAAGGTAAAGCTCTATTACGCCGAGATTATGATGCCGTTCCGTAAGAATATCGTCAATCACCTGAACAAGCTCGGAGAGTATCAGATCGATATGATCGCTCCCAGCCACGGGCAGGTTCACAAACCTGTTGAGAACATTATCGCATCGTATAAAGATTGGGTTTCCGACGACGTGAAGAACCTCGTGGTAATCCCCTACGCGTCCACGCACGACTCGGTAGCGAAAATGGTCGAATATTTTATCGACGCGCTGGTCGCGCGCGGGGTGAACGCGAAACCGTACCATGTGACACGTTCGGATATCGGGGCGATGACATTGGATTTGGTCGACGCCGCGACAATCGTGCTCGCCAGCCCGACTATCATTTCCGGCCCGCATCCCGATATAGCATATTCGGCGTTCCTGGTAAATATGATACGTCCGAAATTCAAGTTCCTCTCGGTGATCTATTCGTTCGGATGGGCGTCGAAGGTGGTGGACGTACTGACCGGAATGGTGACGGCTGTCAAACCGGAGATTCTCCCCCCTGTCGCCTCGAAGGGTGTGCCCCGCGCGGAGGCGTTCGCGGAACTCGACCGCTTGGCCGGCCAGATCGCGGAGAAGCATAAAGCGTTGGGGATCATCAAAGAGGAAAAATAA
- a CDS encoding NrdH-redoxin, protein MQAQPNVVLFSTPSCSWCKRAKQYFQEKRIRFREFDVSKDARALDDMVKASGQTGVPVILINRKPIVGFDLGKINRLLSI, encoded by the coding sequence ATGCAGGCTCAGCCGAATGTGGTTTTATTCAGTACGCCGTCGTGCTCGTGGTGCAAGCGCGCGAAGCAGTATTTCCAGGAGAAACGGATACGTTTCCGGGAGTTCGACGTGTCCAAGGACGCGCGCGCTCTCGACGATATGGTGAAGGCCTCAGGCCAGACCGGCGTCCCGGTCATCCTGATTAACAGGAAACCCATAGTGGGCTTCGACCTCGGTAAAATCAACCGGTTATTGAGCATATAA
- a CDS encoding bifunctional folylpolyglutamate synthase/dihydrofolate synthase, whose amino-acid sequence MNDALQFLESLINFERSLVKYGDNAYDPGKLKRILGRFSYEALPFGIIHIAGTKGKGSTANYCAELLGAADGPVGLYTSPHLVRLNERITVDGVPITDGELSDIIMRRRDGITAERLTYFEALTFIAIIHFIMKQCRWVALETGMGGRLDATNFCVPAVSVITPISFDHTKYLGNTLEAIAGEKAGIVKQGIPVVCGPQADEAMKPIIEAARRKNAPVIRFDDAVSYKITARSPEGSTVDAAVNAGGKSVAVDGLKIAQAGDVFAVNFLTALAAALAAGVTPAEAAIRRAASVKIPGRIERAGNIILDVSHNDASLRALFSALREYYGLERVDLYIGTLADKEIGRIAECIHADAGMFGAVGVFDFPTEGERKSGGAALYEMLKDIPDCAYYADPRDIPLDGGNISVFTGSFYAYPILKEIARSAG is encoded by the coding sequence ATGAACGACGCGCTTCAATTCCTCGAAAGCCTGATCAATTTCGAACGGAGTCTCGTCAAGTACGGGGATAACGCCTACGACCCGGGGAAACTCAAACGGATTCTCGGGCGGTTCAGCTACGAGGCGCTGCCGTTCGGGATTATCCACATCGCCGGGACGAAGGGGAAGGGCAGCACGGCGAATTACTGCGCGGAGCTTCTCGGCGCGGCGGACGGCCCGGTCGGACTGTACACATCGCCCCACCTTGTCCGGCTGAACGAGCGCATAACGGTTGACGGGGTTCCTATTACGGACGGCGAACTTTCGGATATTATCATGCGCCGCAGGGACGGCATCACCGCGGAACGCCTCACTTATTTCGAGGCTCTCACCTTTATTGCCATTATCCACTTTATCATGAAACAATGCCGGTGGGTTGCGCTCGAGACCGGAATGGGCGGTCGTCTCGACGCGACCAATTTCTGCGTCCCGGCGGTATCGGTCATTACCCCGATTTCGTTCGACCACACTAAATACCTCGGGAATACGCTCGAGGCGATCGCGGGCGAGAAGGCGGGAATCGTCAAGCAGGGAATTCCCGTGGTCTGCGGGCCGCAGGCGGATGAGGCGATGAAGCCTATTATCGAGGCCGCGCGCCGGAAAAACGCGCCGGTGATCAGGTTCGACGACGCCGTCAGTTATAAAATCACCGCCCGCTCGCCGGAAGGCTCCACTGTCGACGCGGCTGTTAACGCGGGGGGTAAGTCCGTCGCGGTGGACGGGCTGAAGATCGCGCAGGCGGGAGATGTGTTCGCGGTCAACTTCCTGACCGCGCTTGCGGCGGCGCTCGCGGCAGGGGTAACCCCTGCTGAGGCGGCTATCCGGCGCGCCGCGTCGGTAAAAATCCCCGGGCGTATCGAACGCGCCGGGAATATCATCCTTGACGTCAGCCATAACGACGCTTCCCTGCGCGCGCTGTTCTCCGCACTGCGGGAGTATTACGGATTGGAGCGGGTCGACCTGTATATCGGGACGCTCGCGGATAAGGAAATCGGGCGGATCGCGGAATGTATCCATGCGGACGCTGGAATGTTCGGCGCGGTGGGGGTGTTCGATTTCCCCACGGAGGGCGAACGGAAAAGCGGCGGCGCGGCGCTCTACGAAATGCTGAAGGATATCCCGGACTGCGCGTACTACGCCGACCCTCGGGATATCCCGCTCGACGGCGGGAATATTTCAGTGTTCACAGGGTCGTTCTATGCGTACCCCATCCTGAAAGAGATCGCGCGGTCAGCCGGTTAG
- a CDS encoding DNA replication/repair protein RecF gives MKLDYIKITNFRNFTRITLPRFSRVNMLIGENGSGKTNFLEAIQTLSTLTPLRPVGFPELIRWSSDFFHLHGEFDGHTVELGFSEKKRVLKLDGDKSGKANLARIAPVVAFMPDDIDIIRGTPENRRMFLDRALSAIDPQYEAAVRRYYRTLRQRNAQFKLNPRDVPIWDAELIGWGSMIIMKRLPYIRVLNDKIRELYRELYGKEIRIRYMNPFRIEGSVEESFRDAVKNGAREELRRRCTLFGPHRDNFSIQMDDKNSNAFVSQGQLRSLAFALKLGVVRSIEDSSGGRPILLIDDVLLEIDEPRREQILDMISRDYQIFFTMTNGALFRRVFDDCSVFQVSGGDIALTG, from the coding sequence ATGAAACTGGATTATATAAAAATCACCAATTTCCGCAATTTTACCCGCATCACCCTTCCCCGCTTCTCGCGCGTCAATATGCTGATCGGCGAGAACGGAAGCGGCAAGACGAATTTCCTCGAGGCTATCCAGACCCTGTCGACGCTCACCCCTCTTCGCCCGGTCGGTTTCCCGGAACTCATCCGCTGGAGCTCGGACTTTTTCCATCTCCACGGGGAGTTCGACGGCCATACGGTCGAGCTCGGCTTCTCCGAGAAGAAGCGCGTCCTGAAGCTCGACGGGGACAAGTCCGGCAAGGCGAATCTCGCCCGTATAGCCCCTGTGGTGGCGTTTATGCCCGACGATATCGATATTATCCGGGGCACACCTGAAAACCGCAGGATGTTCCTCGACAGGGCGTTGTCCGCGATCGACCCGCAGTACGAGGCCGCCGTCCGGCGGTATTACCGTACCCTCCGCCAGCGCAACGCCCAATTCAAGCTGAACCCCCGCGATGTTCCCATCTGGGACGCCGAACTCATCGGTTGGGGGAGTATGATTATTATGAAACGCCTGCCGTACATACGGGTGCTGAACGATAAGATTCGCGAACTGTATCGCGAGCTCTACGGGAAGGAAATCCGCATCCGCTACATGAATCCGTTCCGTATCGAGGGGTCTGTGGAGGAGTCGTTCCGCGACGCGGTAAAAAACGGCGCGCGCGAGGAGCTTCGCAGGCGGTGCACCCTTTTCGGCCCGCACCGCGACAATTTTTCCATCCAGATGGATGATAAAAACTCCAACGCGTTCGTCTCGCAGGGACAGCTCCGCTCGCTCGCGTTCGCGCTCAAGCTCGGGGTGGTGCGGAGTATCGAGGACAGTTCCGGCGGACGGCCTATCCTGCTGATCGACGACGTCCTGCTCGAAATCGACGAGCCGCGCCGGGAACAGATTCTGGATATGATTTCACGGGATTACCAGATATTTTTCACGATGACGAACGGCGCGCTTTTCCGCCGCGTATTCGACGACTGCTCGGTGTTTCAGGTCTCCGGCGGGGATATCGCCCTAACCGGCTGA
- a CDS encoding LysM peptidoglycan-binding domain-containing protein, giving the protein MKNWMSRILLVMIAGIMVSCSGAPTKELEEAKAAIERADAVDADTYAKTDIGDAKDDYKQANLFVEQNKNDDAKTKAISSKEKAVTAYGIAVENRAKDYYEKDKTLMGQAEENFAPVLRADDYNKAKGDFVTLESQMAAKTFEAAYTNGYNLYLLLTNIVADCMAQTEKAKNAINKAQNEYDVAANSQIVQKYAMSDLQQALAPLDEARSLYQDAKLDESVKKAEEALALIQAAKDKAQAAYEADLKKQQQDYEQFQIQREQELKAEKAKAEEYLQKAKKMLDQLKEQEAKKNKSGSMLENGVNKFALSTGTIMYLGQMFKEVDDKYIAPQPTNSVEATNAVQNGSSDSGEALEVISDEEVTVELVEKYYALAQEAYDNGEFLDAIDYAREAMRLAEILMNKQEGKSYTVVLNPKDRDCLWKIAARMYDNNAWMWPIIWKANTDQIKDPDLIYPGQVFKIPPSLIK; this is encoded by the coding sequence ATGAAAAATTGGATGAGCCGCATTTTATTAGTAATGATTGCTGGAATAATGGTATCATGTTCCGGGGCTCCTACTAAAGAATTGGAAGAAGCTAAGGCCGCGATAGAACGCGCCGACGCGGTTGATGCCGACACTTACGCGAAAACGGATATCGGCGACGCCAAGGACGATTACAAACAGGCTAATCTGTTTGTCGAACAGAATAAGAACGACGACGCTAAAACGAAGGCAATATCTTCAAAAGAAAAAGCCGTCACCGCTTACGGTATCGCGGTCGAAAACCGCGCCAAAGACTATTATGAGAAGGACAAGACCCTGATGGGACAGGCGGAAGAGAATTTCGCGCCCGTACTTCGCGCCGACGACTACAATAAGGCAAAGGGTGATTTTGTGACTTTGGAGAGCCAGATGGCCGCGAAGACCTTCGAGGCCGCCTACACCAACGGTTATAATCTCTATCTTCTCCTGACGAACATCGTGGCGGATTGTATGGCGCAGACCGAAAAAGCCAAGAACGCTATCAATAAGGCGCAGAACGAGTACGATGTCGCGGCGAATTCGCAGATCGTGCAGAAGTACGCGATGAGCGACCTCCAGCAGGCATTGGCTCCTCTCGACGAGGCGCGCAGCCTTTATCAGGACGCTAAGCTCGACGAATCCGTCAAGAAGGCCGAGGAAGCCCTCGCGCTGATACAGGCCGCGAAGGATAAAGCTCAGGCCGCCTATGAGGCCGACCTGAAGAAACAGCAGCAGGATTACGAGCAGTTCCAAATCCAGCGCGAGCAGGAACTCAAGGCCGAAAAAGCCAAAGCCGAGGAATATCTCCAGAAAGCAAAAAAGATGCTCGACCAACTGAAAGAGCAAGAAGCAAAGAAAAATAAATCCGGTTCCATGCTCGAAAACGGCGTGAATAAATTCGCCCTCTCGACCGGGACTATCATGTACCTCGGCCAAATGTTCAAAGAAGTCGACGATAAATATATCGCTCCCCAGCCTACCAATTCGGTCGAGGCTACCAACGCCGTGCAGAACGGGAGTTCCGACTCCGGAGAAGCGCTCGAAGTTATTTCCGACGAGGAAGTCACTGTCGAACTGGTCGAGAAGTACTATGCGCTCGCGCAGGAAGCCTACGATAACGGCGAATTCCTCGACGCTATCGATTACGCCCGTGAGGCGATGCGTCTCGCGGAAATACTGATGAACAAGCAGGAAGGCAAGTCCTATACGGTCGTGCTGAACCCCAAAGATCGCGACTGCCTCTGGAAGATCGCGGCGAGAATGTATGACAACAACGCGTGGATGTGGCCGATCATCTGGAAGGCGAACACCGACCAGATCAAAGACCCCGATCTCATCTATCCCGGACAGGTCTTTAAAATTCCACCGTCTCTGATCAAGTAA
- a CDS encoding Rrf2 family transcriptional regulator, whose amino-acid sequence MSELVQISEAALLALHSMVLIAQAKGGWVSVHDMARRTGASENHLAKVMQRLTRANLVSSVRGPKGGFLLTGAPDKISLLDIYEAIEGKVNNAACPFHKDSCLFQFCIFHGLIGKTTNELVRHLADTSLASMAGS is encoded by the coding sequence ATGTCTGAATTAGTGCAGATTTCCGAGGCCGCGCTCCTCGCCCTTCATAGTATGGTACTGATCGCCCAGGCGAAGGGCGGTTGGGTGAGCGTGCATGATATGGCCCGCCGGACCGGGGCGTCGGAGAATCACCTCGCGAAGGTGATGCAGAGGCTGACGCGCGCGAATCTGGTGAGCTCGGTACGCGGCCCTAAAGGCGGATTTTTACTTACCGGCGCCCCCGACAAGATTTCCCTCCTCGATATCTATGAAGCCATCGAGGGGAAAGTGAATAATGCGGCATGCCCGTTCCATAAGGACTCATGCCTCTTCCAGTTCTGCATCTTCCATGGGCTGATCGGGAAGACCACCAATGAATTGGTGCGTCATCTCGCGGACACATCTCTTGCCTCGATGGCAGGGTCGTAG